One region of Sulfuriroseicoccus oceanibius genomic DNA includes:
- a CDS encoding BMC domain-containing protein, whose amino-acid sequence MANKAIGILETRGLTCLVAGVDAMLKSADVQLAAPMQQIGSAMCNVVVEGDVAAVKAAIDTGAAAASQIGEVISAHVIARPDEAISDVLPTTAAKGK is encoded by the coding sequence ATGGCTAATAAAGCAATTGGAATTCTAGAAACCCGTGGACTCACCTGCCTGGTTGCTGGTGTTGATGCGATGCTCAAATCCGCAGACGTTCAACTCGCCGCGCCGATGCAGCAGATCGGTAGCGCGATGTGCAACGTGGTCGTCGAGGGCGATGTGGCCGCTGTGAAGGCGGCGATTGATACCGGTGCCGCCGCCGCTTCCCAAATCGGCGAAGTGATCAGCGCCCACGTGATCGCACGCCCGGATGAAGCGATCAGCGACGTGCTGCCAACAACCGCAGCCAAGGGCAAGTAA